DNA from Petropleomorpha daqingensis:
GCCGACGCCGCGGCGGCCGCGACCCGTGCCCGGCTGGACGCCGAGGTCGAGCGGCTCGAGCAGCGCCGTGCAGCCCTGCTCGCCGACCTGGCCCGGATCGCGGAGCGGGTCCCCACCGCCCCGGTGCCGCAGCGCCGGCGCGTCCGCGGGCAGCTCGAGTGGCTCCGGGCGCACCTGCGGTCGCGGGTGACCTCGTAGCGGCCGGGACGCGGGAGCATACGGGGATGGACGAGGTCGTCGTCCACCACGCCGACCTGGTGGCCGCCCTGCGCCGGGCGGTCTTCGAGTCGGCCGGGGAGACCGATCCGGCACTCCGGCAGGCCGTCGGAGCCGGCGACCCCGTGGACCCGGTCTGGGCGGCCTACGCCGAGAAGGTGCGCACCTCCTCCCACCGGATCACCGACGCCGACGTCGCCGCGCTCGTCGCGGCCGGTCGCACCGAGGTGGAGATCTTCGAGGTCACCGTCGCCGCGGCCACGGGCGCGGCGCTGCAGCGGCTCGACGCCGGCCTGCGGGCTGCGGGAGGCGACGTGAGGCTCGGCGTCGTCGAGCACGGCCACGGCCTGCCGGCGCGGCTCTTCCTGCGGATCGCGCGCCTGGTGGGCGGCGGCGAGCGGATGGACGACGTCGTGACCACCGGGCTGCACCGGCCGGGGCTCTGGGGCCGCCCGTTCTTCGCCCTCGTGGAGGCGGTGATGCGCGGGCCGTCGTTCTGGACGCCCGCCGAGCGGGAGTACCTGGCCGCCCACGTCTCCCGGCTCAACGAGTGCCCCTTCTGCCGGCGGGCGCACACCGAGACCACGCGGCTCGAGTCGCGCGGCGGGTTCGACCTCGACGACGCCTCGTCCGTGCGCCCGGAGCTGGCGGCGGTGCTGCCGTTGATGGAGCGGCTGACGGCGGCTCCGGATGCGCTGTCGGCGGCCGACGTCGTCGCCATCCGGCAGGCGGGTGTGCCGGACGACGCCGTCGTCGACGCGCTGCACGTCGCCCTGGTCTTCCACACGGCGAACCGGATGGCCAACGCGCTCGGCTGGAGCTGGGACTCCGACGAGCACGTGCGGGCGGCCGCGCGGGCCATCCACCGCACGCGCTACCGGCTGCCCGGGATCGTGCTGCGCTGAGAAGAGTCGGCAGCAGGCTCTACCGTCCGCACCGTGACCGACGGCTGCGATCTCTGGGACCGCACCCAGGAGGCCGGGCGGGGGGTGGTGGCCGCGTTCGACAGGGTGCTCGGCGCCCCCTCGGACCGGACGCGGGTCGCGGCGGCGCCGGAGCTGCTGCGGGCCGTCCGCGCGTTCCTGACCCTGCGCCTGGTCGCCGTCACCGGGGACCGGCGGCGAGCCTTCCCGCTCAGCGTGCCGCCGGCCGGTCGCGAGACGGTCGCCGCGCTGTGGGCGGAGGTGTTCTGGGCGGCCCGGACGCAGGCCGAGGACGACGACTCCGGCGTGCTCGAGGCGACCGACGCATCGATCCGGGGCCTGCTGGCCCTGGAGCCGGCCGACCTGGCCCGGCGGGAGTCGGTGCGGGCCTGGCGGGAACGGCTGGCCGCGGTCGAGGAGACCTTCGCCGGGCTGGAGGTGCAGGCCCAGGCCGCGCTCGACGTGCGCCGGGAGGCGTTCTGACCCCCGGTCAGGCGGCCTCCCCCGGCGACGCCTCGGTCCGCGCGCCGGTCCGGGTGACCCGGATCGACTGGGGACTGCGCGTCCGCTTGGTGGGCACCTCCTCGCCCAGCTCGATCAGCCGCTCGACCGCGGCGTCCTTGTCGACCTGCGTGCGCAGGCCGCCGCCGGACCACTCGCAGTGCAGGTCGTCGGCGGTGCAGGAGCGGCCGCGCAGCCGTTCCCGCGCGTAGTCCTTGTGCCGCTTGGCCTCGTTCTCGGCGGCCCGCCAGGCGTCGTAGTCGTGCACGGCCTGGACGTAGTCGGCGTCGGTGACCGTCAGCCGGGACTGGCGGGAGACCTCGCCCTCGGTCTCGGTCTCCACCGGAGGTCCCCAGCACAGGTCGAGGAAGGGGCACCAGTCGCACATCGTGTCCACGCCGGGGCCGAACCCGTCGCGGGGAACGGCGTCGACCCCGTCCTCCTCGACGGTGGCGTACACGTCGGTGAGCCAGAGGACCGCCTCCGCGGCCAGCGCCGGGTCGTGGTCGGCCTCGAACACGACGTCCTCGCCCGAGTCGCGGGACAGGTACCGGATCCGCAGCCCCTCCACGTCCTGGCCCTCGCCGGCCGGGAGCCGCCGGTCGGCGGTCTGCCCGGTGCGCAGCAACCAGGCGTAGACGGCGACCTGGAACCAGTGCTTGGCCGGCACCCCGCGGGTGAGCACCCGCTCGAACCCGAACCGGGACGTCGTCTTGAGGTCCTCGACCACCGGCGCGTGCAGCCAGTCGCAGCGGCCCTTGACCTGCTGCCCCTTCAGCCCGACCTCGGTGAGCCCGCCGTACTGGCGGCGCAGGGCGCGCAGCACCCCGCGGTGCAGCTCGGTGCCGAGGAACGCCTGCAGGCCGGTCGCGGTGTTGGTGGGCCGGCTCCGGGCGACCCGGTAGGCCGCCCGGCGCCGGCACTCCCCCAGCTCGGAGGCGCCGATCATCCGCTGCCGCGACCGGGCCCGGCGGCGGTCCAGATCCCTGACCGCGGCCGCCAGGCTCGGGGCGGCCCGCCGCTCGGCCGCGCTGGGCCGAGCGGGCAGGACCGCCGTCATGCCGAGATCTCCCGCTGCCCCACCGACAGACCGGCGCGCTGGGTGGCGATCACCTCGCGGACCAGCGCGGTCAGCCGCTTGGTCGCCACGTGCTCGACCGGCCGGCCGAACCGCTCGGCGATCTCGGCCTCGCTGACGCCGAGGCTCTCCAGGCTGGCGAGGACACCGCGGCGGGCGGCGGTGAGCCGGCGCTCCCGCGGGTCGTCCGGCGTCGGCGAGGCCTCCAGCAGCGGGTTCGCCGGAGCGGCCTTCTCCTCCTCGGCGCGCGCGGCGGCAGCCGCGGCCCGGGCCGCCTCGACGACTGCAGCCGGCGTCGTGGGAGCCGGGGACGGCGCGGCGACGCGGCGGCGGCCGGCGGGGTGGGCCTCCACGGCCGCCTCGAGGAACTCCTCGTGGCGCGCCTGGATCAGCTCGCCGACGGTGTAGGAGCCGCCCGGCGTCGGGACGTCGACCTGGAGCAGCGCGGCGCGGTTGGCCTGGCCCCAGACCTCGCGCAGCTCGTCGTCGTCCTCGGCGTCGGAGATGCGGGCGACCAGGTCGGCGACGTCGGGCCGGTCCGGTCCGGCGGCGCGGGCCTCGTCCTCGCGCTCGTGCTCGAGCAGCCCGCCGCCGTGGAAGGAGACGAGGTCGCGGACGTGCGCGGTGCCCGGGTCGCACTTGAGCGCGTCGAACACCAGCCAGTCCAGCAGCCGGCCGTCGGCCGCCTTGTCGGTGATCTCCCTGGCGGGGTCGGTGTTCGGCTTGATCCCGACGTGCACGCTGCGCGCGCCCACGACCAGCGGCCGACGGCCGCGGCGCAGCCGCACCCACACGCTGGCCGCGTACGGGAACTCCCGGTGGGTCTGCACCGACCAGGTCTTCTGCCCCTCGATCGGTCGGCCGTTGGCGTCGACCTCGGTGACCTCCTTGCCGCGGGCGGTCACCACGACGATGCCCGGGAAGGTGAGCAGTTCGGTCTGCAGCTTGCGCCAGCGGGCGCCGGCGTCGTTCCAGAGGTTCTGGCTGATCACGATCTCGGCGTTCGGGTCGCGCTTGAGCAGCTCGCGGTTGCGGGCCGACGTCGCGGCGCGGGCGCTCGCCCAGTCCTTGAGCCCGTCCCAGATCGCCGAGCCGGTGTCGATGCCGAGGACCACCGGCGGCTCGCCGGCGTCGGCCGCGCGACGCGCCTCGGCCTTGATCGCCTGGACGGCGGCCAGCACCTGGCCGTAGGAGCCGTCGTGCTCGACGAGCTCGTAGCGGGCGCCGGGGACGGCACCGTACTCGTCGCCGGCGCCCTCGTTCAGGTCGATCCAGTACAAGGTTCCGATCCGCTCGCTGGCGCTGAACTGCGCCAGCGACCAGCTGTTGTGCGTGACGACGAAGTGATCGGTCAGGTAGAGGTGGTCTTCAGCAGCAACCGTGATGCAGCGAACCGGGAACATGCCGACGTAGTCGACGGCCCGCACCGTGCGCCTCGGAGGTGTGTTGAAGGTCGGCCGGGTCGAGGTCCAGGCGTCCCTCTTGCGGCCGAGTCGGAACGGACACATCGAAGCTGGCAGGCGAGGAGCGAGTCTGTAGGCGACCTTGCCCTGACGTCGCTCACCCTCGTCAGTCACGTAGCTGGGGATCTTGCTGCCCTGCCGGCAGGTTCCGCCCAGGGACTCGACCAGCTCACGGAAGCCCGCTGCCAGAGCTGGCGAGACGGTGGTGTAGGTCGGGCGCCTCCCCTCCATGCCACCGTCGGTGTCCATCAGGCCCTGCAGCAGCGCCAACCGATCGTCCACCGATGCCCGCAGGTAGATCTCGGGGATGAACTTCGTGGCCGAGCCGGTGCCCCGCAATCCCAGCGCACGGACGGCGGCGGAGAGGCCGCCGCCGACGATGCCGTACGCGTAGTCCTTGCCGGAGTACTTGACGATGTCTCCGCTGAAGACGGCCGCGATGGACTCGACCAACTCGGGATCGGCGCAGGTGAACTGAACGGATTTGCCCACGAGGGTGCCGTCGCCGAGGAGAAGGCCAAGCAGGTACGGGTCGATGGGCAACGGCTCGCCCGCCGCGTACTGCACCGGCTCGGTCACCGGGATGTGGACGACGGCTCCGTCGAGCACCTTGGCGCGGATCGTGTCGGTGTCCCAGATGCGCCACGGCAGATTCCGCGGCTGGCCCACCCGTGGACCGTTGGCATAGCGACGGTGCACGTCGTTGCTCGTCCGCACGGCCCAGAGGTGCTCGTTGCAGACCTCCGCCGTGGCTCCGTCGGAAAACGTCAACCGATACACGGGCCGTTCACCTCGCTCGTGCACGGCCAGCACGGTGGTGGGCTTGCCGTTCCAACCGACTACCTGATCGCCGACGGCGATCTCGCCCATGGTGGTCCAGCCGGTCGGGGTGGCCAGGCGCGACCACATCGGGGCCGCTTTCCCACTCTTCTCCTCGCCCTCGAGAAGGATCGTGGGCCACGGGACGCGACCGGTGGGCTTGCGGGTCTTGAGGCCATCCATGGCCATGATGTGCTCCTTGCCGACACGGGGAAGATGTCGACACGGAAGCTACGAGCGGGGTCCGACAGAAATTCGCCCGTGACGCAAGCACCTCGGTGAACTCTTCCGAACGCCCTGGTCAGGCGGCGGTTCCGGCGTGTCGGCGTTCGCCCTCGGCGCAATCCACGGCCGGGCCTGGCCGGCGCAAGCGATGGGCCAGCGCGGTGTGCCGGCGGCCGGAGCCAGTCGCGCGCACCGCCTGGGCCAGCGCCCGCTGCGAGCCGACGAGCACCACCAGTTTCTTGGCGCGGGTGACGGCGGTGTAGAGCAGGTTGCGCTGCAGCATGGTCCAGGCGCTGGTGGTCAGCGGGACGACGACGCACGGGTACTCGCTGCCCTGCGACCGGTGCACGGTGACCGCGTAGGCGTGCACCAGCTCGTCGAGCTCGCCGAAGTCGTAGTCGATGCTCTCGTCCTCGTCGGTGCGGACGGTGAGGGTCTGCTCGACGGCGTCGATGGCGGTGACCACGGCCTGCGTGCCGTTGAAGACGCCGCCCGAGCCCTTGTCGTAGTCGTTGCGGATCTGGCTGACCTTGTCCCCCACCCGGAACACCCGGCCGCCGAAGCGCTTCTCCGCGCGGTGCGGGGCGGCCGGGGTGAGCGCCTCCTGCAGCAGCTCGTTGAGCGCGGCGGCGCCGGCCGGGCCGCGGTGGACGGGCGTGAGCACCTGGACGTCGCGGCGCGGGTCGAGGCCGAAGCGGGCCGGGATGCGGCGCACGACGACGTCGACGGTCAGCCGCGCGGCCTCCTCGGCATCGTCGGTGGGGAACAGGAAGAAGTCGTCGAGCCCGCGGACCTGGGGCGGGCTGCCGGCGTTGATCCGGTGCGCGTTGGTCACCACGCCGGACTTGCTGGCCTGGCGGAAGACCTGGGTCAGGCGCACGTGCGGGACCGGGCTGCCCTCGGCGAGCAGGTCGCGCAGCACCTCCCCCGCGCCGACCGAGGGCAGCTGGTCGACGTCCCCGACCAGGAGCAGGTGCGCCCCCGGCGGGACGGCCCGCACGAGCTTGTTGCCCAGCAGCAGGTCGAGCATCGAGGACTCGTCGACCACGACCAGGTCGGCCGGCAGCGGTTTCTCCCGGTCGAACCCGGCGTCGCCCCCCGGCCGCAGCTGCAGCAGCCGGTGCACGGTCTGCGCCTCGACGCCGGTCAGCTCGGTGAGCCGCTTCGCCGCCCGGCCGGTGGGCGCGGCGAGGACCACCCGCGCGCCCTTGGCCGCGGCCAGCGCGACGATCGAGCGGACGGTGAAGCTCTTGCCGCACCCCGGTCCGCCGGTGAGGACGGCGACCTTCTCGGTGAGCGCCAGGCGCACCGCTTCCAGCTGCCCCGGCGCCAGGTCCGCGCCCGTGGCCCGGTGCAGCCAGTCGAGCGCGCGGTCCCAGTCGACACCGGCGAAGTGCGGCACCCGGTCGTCGTCGGCGCTCGCCAGCCTGCGCAGCCCTGCCGCGAGGGAGACCTCCGCCCGGTGGAACGGGACGAGGTAGTAGGCCACCGTCGGGGGTCCGCCGTCGGCCCCGGGGAACTCCTCGCGCACCAGGTTCTGGTCGGCGACCAGCAGCGCGAGGCAGTGGCCGACCAGGCCGGCCGGCACCTGCAGCATCTCGACCGCCCGCGCGGTCAGGTCGGGCTCGGGCAGGAAGCAGTGCCCCTGACCGGTGGCCTCAGACAGCACGTACTGCAGGCCGGCCTCGACCCGCTCGGTGCTGTCGTGCGGGATCCCCGCCGCGGCGGCGATGGTGTCCGCCGTCTTGAAGCCGATGCCCCAGACCTCGGCGGCCAGGCGGTACGGCTGGGTCCGGACGACGTCGATGGCCGCGCCGCCGTACTGCTTGTAGATGCGCACGGCCAGCGAGGTGGACACCCCCATCCCCTGCAGGCAGACCATGACCTCCTTGATCGCCCGCTGCTCCTCCCAGGCGGCGGTGATCAGCCGGGTGCGCTTCGGGCCGAGGCTCGGCACCTCGGCCAGCCGCGCCGGCTCCTCCTCGATCACCCGCAGCGCGTCGGCGCCGAAGTGGTCGACGATCCGCTCGGCCAGCTTGGGTCCGATGCCCTTGACCAGCCCCGACCCCAGGTAGCGGCGGATGCCCTGCACGGTCGCCGGCAGCACGGTCGTGTAGTCCTCGACGACGAACTGCCTGCCGTACTGCGGGTGCGCGCCCCACCGTCCGTGCAGCCGCAGCGTCTCCCCCGGCTGCGCGCCGAGCAGCGAGCCCACGACGGTGACGAGGGTGTCGCCGCGGCCGGTGTCGACGCGGGCCACGGTGTAGCCGGTCTGCGGGTTGGCGAACGTGACGCGCTCGAGCGTCGCCTCGAGCACCGCCCCGGCCCGCGCCTGCTCCACCCCGCGGATGCTGCCACGCCCGGCTGACATCTCCGTGCGGCCGGAAATGTCGGTGGGTCGGCCTAACCTCCGCATCGCTCACCTGAGCGATGCACTGACGACACGGAGGACCGGAACATGGCCGGCGACACGATCATCACCGTCATCGGGAACCTGACGAGCGACCCCGAGCTGCGCTGGACGCCGTCCGGCGCGGCGGTCGCGAACTTCACCATCGCCTCGACCCCGCGCACCCTGGACCGCCAGACCCAGGAGTGGAAGGACGGCGAGGCGCTCTTCCTGCGCTGCAGCGTGTGGCGCGAGGCGGCGGAGAACGTCGCCGAGTCGCTGACCCGGGGTTCCCGGGTCATGGCGCAGGGCCGCCTCAAGCAGCGCTCCTTCGAGACCAAGGAGGGCGAGAAGCGCAGCGTCATCGAGCTCGAGGTCGACGAGATCGGCCCGTCGCTGCGCTACGCGACGGCGACCGTCGCCAAGGCGGCCCGGTCCGGCGGCCGGCCGCTGAACGGCAAGGGCAGCGGCAGCGCGGGCACCGACGCGGGCTCGGCCGATCCCTGGGCGGTGCCGGTCGGCGCCGGGAGCGAGGAACCGCCGTTCTGATCCGGCGGGAGGAGGGCGTCGGCCTCGGGCCGGCGCCCTCCGTCGCTCACGCGGCACTGTCGGCGAGCACCCAGACGGTGCGCCCGTGCAGCGGCGGGGTCTTGGTGCCGTCGGTGAACCACACGACGACTCCCCCGTGCGCCCTGCACCGCGAGCGCACGACCCGGACCTCGCTGCCCTGCCGGGTCCGGGTCGGCCGGACCAGCGGCAGGCCGAAGTCGGTGCCGACGACGGCGGTGGTCAGCACCGGCTCCCCGGCCGGCAGGTGGGACGTGGACACGGTGGCCATCGCAACTCCCCCAGGCAGTACATCGAACGTGTGTTCGATTCTGCCACGCCGCGACGTGGATCAGGTGACCTGATCGAAAACTGTCCTCCCGAAGCAGCGTTGGTGCGGGAGGACAGCCGTTGATCAGGTCACCTGATCGATGCTGTGCGGCGGCGCCGGTCAGGAAGCGGCGAGCGGTGCCGCCTCCCGCAGCGCGTCGGTCAGCAGCCCGACCAGCGCCTCGAGCTGCACGTCGGTCGCCTCGGCGGCCTCCACCGGCGAGCCGTCCAGCGCCCGGGCGGCCAGCCCCGCCTTGCTGTCGATCAGCTCGGCGATCCGGGCGTCGATGGTCTGCGCGGCGAGGATGCGCCACGCGGTGACCGGCTCGGTCTGGCCGATGCGGTGGCTGCGGTCGATCGCCTGCGTCTGCTCGGCGTCGGTCCAGGACAGCTCGGCCAGCACGATGTTCGAGGCGACCTGCAGGTTGATCCCCACGCCGGCCGCGGTCAGGGAGCAGACCGCGATGGCGACCTCGGGGTCGGTCACGAAGGCGTCGATGTTCTTCTGGCGCACCGACGGCGTCTGGTCACCGCGGATCGAGGAGAACCGGATCCCGGCCTGCGCGAAGGCGTCCTCGGCGGCGTCCATGACGTCGACGTGCTTGGCGAAGAAGACGACCTTGCCGGCGCTGCGGGCCAGCTGCGCGGTGTAGTCCGCGGCCAGGCCGGCCTTCGCGCGGCCGATGCGCCGCATCATGCTGAAGACGTTCTCGCCGGTGGTCGTGGTCGCGTCCTTGAGCTCCGCGCGGGCGACCCGGCGCACGAGCTCCGGGTCGATGCCCTCGACCGCGTCGCCGTCCGCCCGGCCGGCCAGCGCCCGCTCGTACCGGGACACCATCCGCGCCACCAGATCGCGCTCGGCGGCCCGGATCGACCGGCCGGCCGGCCCGTCCAGCTCGACGGGGAGGTCGGCGATGCGGCGGGCGGGGATGTCGGCGGCGACGTCGACCTTGCGCCGGCGGACGATCCCGCGGTCGATCACGCACTGCCGGGCCGCCGGGTAGAAGCCCGGGTCGGCCGGCGTCAGGCCGGTGTCCTCGAGCGCGTCCATGAGCTCGCCGAGCGGCTGGCTCTCGTCGATCCAGCCGAGGAACTGCCAGATCGCGCGGAAGTCGTCGATGTCGTTGATCAACGGCGTGCCGGTCAGCGCCATGAGCAGGGGCCGCGGCGTCCGGGCCCGGATGCGCTCGGACAGCTGAAGGACGTGCTGCGAGCGCTGCGAGGTCTTGTTCTTGATGTAGTGCGCCTCGTCGACGACCATGCCGCGGAAGCCGAAGGTCCCGAGCCAGCCCACGTGCCGGTCGAGCACCTCGTAGTTCACGATCACGATGTCGGCGAAGCCGTCGACGGCGTTCCCGTCGCCCTGGACGACGGTGGCCGGGCGGTGCGGCGTCCAGCGGCCGGCCTCGCGCGCCCAGTTGGTCTTGACGACGTTCGGGACGACGACGAGCAGCGGGAACGCGTTCGCCGCCTCCGCGGCCAGCAGCGCCTGAGCGGTCTTGCCCAGACCCGGCTCGTCGGCGAGCAGGAACGTCCGGTGGCCGGCGGCGGCCGCGGCGACCAGCGCGCCCTGGTGCGGCATCAGCTGCAGGTCCCCGGGTGCCCGCAGCGACGTCGGCGCGGGCAGCGCCATGCACGCCGGGGCGCCGTCGCCGGCCCGCTCGAACGAGCTGAGCAGCGGGTTGAGCAGCTCCCAGCCGGCCAGGCGGCGCGGCCGGGAGGGCCGGACCGGGGCGGCGGAGAAGTCAGGGGCCAGGAACGGGTTGGCCAGCTGCCGCGAGATCACCGACTGCGGGACGGCGCGGCGCTCGGGCGGCGCGAACGGGGCGGGGATCTCCGGCGGCGGGACCTCCTCCGGGGCGGGCTCGACGCCCGCGGACCGCAGCAGCTCCCGGGTGAGCTCACGCGCCTCGGGAGAGACGACGGTGTCCTCGGCGAGCAGGGCGAGCAGCCCCGAGTCCCGGACGGCGGTGGTCGCCAGGATCTGGGCGACCCCGTCCAGGCGCTTGAGCTGCTCGCTGCGCCGGGCGTCGCCCACGGTGGCGTCGGCCCGGACGCGGGCGCGCTCCTCGCGCAGCATCAGGGCGACGGCCTGGAACTTCGCGCGCACCGACGGCGTGACGCGGCCGCGCTGCACGGCCGCCTCGACCTCGCGGACGGTGCGCGCGAGCACCGCGACGACGTCACCCTGCTGGACGCGTCGCTGGTTCCGCGGAGCGGAACGGCGCGCGCCCCTCGGGCGCTGGCCCGGTCGAGCCAAGTCTTCCTCCTCTGCACTGCCGGCACGCACCGTGCGGCCGCATGCCGCACGGACTCCCGGGTCGGCGGGGGAGATCGTTCGACGATCGACGCCGCTGGCCTCGGCAGGCCTGTCCCCCGGAACGCCGGGCCGCCGGTGGCGGCATCGCCACGGCAGGCGGGGCTCTCTCGGCCGGTGCTTCGGGAGTGTCAACGCGTGCGACAGCCCGAGATTCCCAAACGCCGTGGGCTGCGGCACCGCCGACAGGTGGATTGTGCCATCCCGAGGTGTCCTCGCCCCAGCCGACACCACCGGGAGCCGTTCACCGGACGGCCGCGAGCGCGGCGGCCTGCAGGTCGGTGTGCACCGCGGGCGCCTGCGGGGTGTCGAACAGCCGCTGCGTCAGCACGATCACGGCGAGGTCCCGCTCCGGGTGCACGAGGAACGACGTCCCGAGGCCGCCGTCCCAGCCGATCGCCCCCGCCCAGGGCCCCTCCCGCACCACCGACGTCCCGAGTCCCCAACCGCGCCCGCCGAGGAACGCCGACCCCGCGGCGCGCTGCTCGGCGCTCAGGTGGTCGAGGCCCAGCTCCCGCACCTGGTCCGCGGTGAGCACCGGGTCGCCGCCGCGCAGCAGCATGCGGGCGAACGCCAGCAGGTCGTCGGCCGTCGAGAGCAGTCCCGCAGCGCCGTCGGGGAAGGCCGGCGGGCGGCTCCACTGCCCCGCCGGCGGATCCCAGACAACGAGGCCGTCCGGGGTGGGCTGGTAGGCCGTCGCCAGCCGGGCGAGGTCCCCGTTGGAGAAGGTCGTGTCGCGCATGCCGAGCGGGTCGAGCACCCGGGTCCGCAGCACCTCCTCGAAGGGCAGCCCCGCGGCCCGGGCGCACAGCACGCCCAGCACGTGGCACCCGGTGTTGTACAGCCACCGCTCCCCCGGCTGCGCCATCAGCGGCAGCTCGCCGAACCGGGCGATCCACGTCTCGGGGTCGACGAAGTCGTCCGGCTGCGGCGGGCCGATCGTGGCCAGCCCGGCCTCGGCGGCCGCCGCGACGACCGGCCAGGGACCGGGCGTCGTGAGGATCTCGACGGCCATCCCGAAGCCGAACGTGAACGCCAGCAGCCCGCGCGCGGTGACCGGGGAGGTCGCGGGCACCGTGTCGTCGAGCGGGCCGTCCATCCGGCGCAGCACGCGGGGCTGCGCGAGCTCGGGGAGCAGCCGCTCGACCGGTTCGTCGAGCTCGACCAGTCCCTCGCCGACCAGCGCCAGGGTGGCGGCCGCCGTGATCGTCTTCGTCGTCGACGCGATGCGGAACAGCGACCCCCTCTCGACCGGGGGCCCGCCGATCGTCAGCGTCCCGAGCGCCTCCACGTGCACCTCGTCGCCGCAGGCCACCAGGGCGACCAGCCCGGGTACCGCGGTCTCGCCCACGTGCGCGGCGGACACGGCGCCGAACCGCTCGAGGCCTGCGTCGTCCAGTCGCCGTCCCATGCAGAGGAGGACGCCCGGACGACGGCCGACTCATCGGTGTCAGGTGGTGTCCTCGAACCGGCCCGAGGCCAGCCCGGCCAGGTCGTAGATCGTGAGGCCCCCCACGTGGACCGGCGGGGCGTGCCGGCGCACCCATCGATCGATCCGCACCGCCGACCCGGTGCCGTGCAGCCCCGGGACGTACCAGTGGACGTGGTGCCGCCGCACCTGTGCCTCGAACTGGGGCAGGCTGGGGGCCGGGTCGCGGCCGAAGAAGCCGCCGATCGGCATCACGGGTGCCCCCACCGCCAGTTGGAGGTCCGCGGCGCGGCGGCCGACCGTGGCCGCCGTCCAGGTCCAGTCGTCGGTGTCCTGCCCGAGCACCCGAACCAGCGCCGGGGGCGTGTCCGCCAGCGACGGCGTCCCGCTCCCGGGGCCGGCGCGCACGTCGCTGCCGGTGTGCGGCACCTCGGCCGTCGCCACCGACCAGGCCGCCGGGCCGAGCAGGGCCCCGACGAGGAGCAAGGTCGCGCCCATGCGGGCGACGGACCGGTCCATCGTGCCGCCGGCGCCCAGCAGGAGCACCCCGACCAGCCCGCAGAACACCACGAGCGCGGCCACCGGGCCGGTGGCCTCCCGGCTCCGGTCGACCAGCGACACCGCCCAGGCGGTGGTCAGGAGCGAGCCCGCCGCGAGGACGGCGACCGCCCCGGTCGTGCGCCGGCGCCAGAGCACCGTCGCGCCGAGGGCGGCCAGCGCGGCCACCGCCGGGGCCAGCTCCACGGTGTAGTACGGGTGCCAGACGCCCTGCATGACGCTGAACACGAGCGCGGTCGGCAGCGCCCAGCCGCCCCACAGCACGAAGGCCGCCCGCAGCGGATCGGTGCGCGGCCGGCGATGGCGCAGCACCAGGCCGGCGGCCAGGCCGACGACCGCCGCGGGCAGCAGCCAGCCGAACTGGTCGGCCGCCGA
Protein-coding regions in this window:
- a CDS encoding PD-(D/E)XK nuclease family protein — translated: MTAVLPARPSAAERRAAPSLAAAVRDLDRRRARSRQRMIGASELGECRRRAAYRVARSRPTNTATGLQAFLGTELHRGVLRALRRQYGGLTEVGLKGQQVKGRCDWLHAPVVEDLKTTSRFGFERVLTRGVPAKHWFQVAVYAWLLRTGQTADRRLPAGEGQDVEGLRIRYLSRDSGEDVVFEADHDPALAAEAVLWLTDVYATVEEDGVDAVPRDGFGPGVDTMCDWCPFLDLCWGPPVETETEGEVSRQSRLTVTDADYVQAVHDYDAWRAAENEAKRHKDYARERLRGRSCTADDLHCEWSGGGLRTQVDKDAAVERLIELGEEVPTKRTRSPQSIRVTRTGARTEASPGEAA
- the recD2 gene encoding SF1B family DNA helicase RecD2, with the translated sequence MEQARAGAVLEATLERVTFANPQTGYTVARVDTGRGDTLVTVVGSLLGAQPGETLRLHGRWGAHPQYGRQFVVEDYTTVLPATVQGIRRYLGSGLVKGIGPKLAERIVDHFGADALRVIEEEPARLAEVPSLGPKRTRLITAAWEEQRAIKEVMVCLQGMGVSTSLAVRIYKQYGGAAIDVVRTQPYRLAAEVWGIGFKTADTIAAAAGIPHDSTERVEAGLQYVLSEATGQGHCFLPEPDLTARAVEMLQVPAGLVGHCLALLVADQNLVREEFPGADGGPPTVAYYLVPFHRAEVSLAAGLRRLASADDDRVPHFAGVDWDRALDWLHRATGADLAPGQLEAVRLALTEKVAVLTGGPGCGKSFTVRSIVALAAAKGARVVLAAPTGRAAKRLTELTGVEAQTVHRLLQLRPGGDAGFDREKPLPADLVVVDESSMLDLLLGNKLVRAVPPGAHLLLVGDVDQLPSVGAGEVLRDLLAEGSPVPHVRLTQVFRQASKSGVVTNAHRINAGSPPQVRGLDDFFLFPTDDAEEAARLTVDVVVRRIPARFGLDPRRDVQVLTPVHRGPAGAAALNELLQEALTPAAPHRAEKRFGGRVFRVGDKVSQIRNDYDKGSGGVFNGTQAVVTAIDAVEQTLTVRTDEDESIDYDFGELDELVHAYAVTVHRSQGSEYPCVVVPLTTSAWTMLQRNLLYTAVTRAKKLVVLVGSQRALAQAVRATGSGRRHTALAHRLRRPGPAVDCAEGERRHAGTAA
- a CDS encoding single-stranded DNA-binding protein — encoded protein: MAGDTIITVIGNLTSDPELRWTPSGAAVANFTIASTPRTLDRQTQEWKDGEALFLRCSVWREAAENVAESLTRGSRVMAQGRLKQRSFETKEGEKRSVIELEVDEIGPSLRYATATVAKAARSGGRPLNGKGSGSAGTDAGSADPWAVPVGAGSEEPPF
- a CDS encoding DEAD/DEAH box helicase — encoded protein: MLARTVREVEAAVQRGRVTPSVRAKFQAVALMLREERARVRADATVGDARRSEQLKRLDGVAQILATTAVRDSGLLALLAEDTVVSPEARELTRELLRSAGVEPAPEEVPPPEIPAPFAPPERRAVPQSVISRQLANPFLAPDFSAAPVRPSRPRRLAGWELLNPLLSSFERAGDGAPACMALPAPTSLRAPGDLQLMPHQGALVAAAAAGHRTFLLADEPGLGKTAQALLAAEAANAFPLLVVVPNVVKTNWAREAGRWTPHRPATVVQGDGNAVDGFADIVIVNYEVLDRHVGWLGTFGFRGMVVDEAHYIKNKTSQRSQHVLQLSERIRARTPRPLLMALTGTPLINDIDDFRAIWQFLGWIDESQPLGELMDALEDTGLTPADPGFYPAARQCVIDRGIVRRRKVDVAADIPARRIADLPVELDGPAGRSIRAAERDLVARMVSRYERALAGRADGDAVEGIDPELVRRVARAELKDATTTTGENVFSMMRRIGRAKAGLAADYTAQLARSAGKVVFFAKHVDVMDAAEDAFAQAGIRFSSIRGDQTPSVRQKNIDAFVTDPEVAIAVCSLTAAGVGINLQVASNIVLAELSWTDAEQTQAIDRSHRIGQTEPVTAWRILAAQTIDARIAELIDSKAGLAARALDGSPVEAAEATDVQLEALVGLLTDALREAAPLAAS
- a CDS encoding serine hydrolase domain-containing protein, coding for MGRRLDDAGLERFGAVSAAHVGETAVPGLVALVACGDEVHVEALGTLTIGGPPVERGSLFRIASTTKTITAAATLALVGEGLVELDEPVERLLPELAQPRVLRRMDGPLDDTVPATSPVTARGLLAFTFGFGMAVEILTTPGPWPVVAAAAEAGLATIGPPQPDDFVDPETWIARFGELPLMAQPGERWLYNTGCHVLGVLCARAAGLPFEEVLRTRVLDPLGMRDTTFSNGDLARLATAYQPTPDGLVVWDPPAGQWSRPPAFPDGAAGLLSTADDLLAFARMLLRGGDPVLTADQVRELGLDHLSAEQRAAGSAFLGGRGWGLGTSVVREGPWAGAIGWDGGLGTSFLVHPERDLAVIVLTQRLFDTPQAPAVHTDLQAAALAAVR